TGAGTCGATGGAAGATAGAAGTGTTTTTCAAGAGTGCAAAACAAAGATTCAATCTTGGAGATTGTACTTTGAGAAACAATAAAGGCCAAGAGCATTGGATGATTATTGTAAGTGTGGCGTATTTGGTATTTAAAGTGATAATGAGATTGTTGGCAATAAGAAGTGAAGAAGGAATGAAGGAACTAATCTATTTAGCCATTTCGTACATGATTTCAATGACCAACGAATCAAAAGAAGCGTACTTAAT
The sequence above is a segment of the Mesoaciditoga lauensis cd-1655R = DSM 25116 genome. Coding sequences within it:
- a CDS encoding transposase, which translates into the protein SRWKIEVFFKSAKQRFNLGDCTLRNNKGQEHWMIIVSVAYLVFKVIMRLLAIRSEEGMKELIYLAISYMISMTNESKEAYLMLSSGLFSAFVEVGLIT